One Halomonas sp. THAF5a genomic region harbors:
- a CDS encoding iron chelate uptake ABC transporter family permease subunit: MSETLMSEPLPMPARADAPRHVAPPPGYWRLARGERHLLIERRALIVSLLLLGLLTVSSLAYLCLGQQVLSPAGTWAALKGEGDPLAGFLVRELRFPRLLAAWLTGAALALAGCLMQTLARNRLATPGIIGIDNGATAFAVASIVGLGVSLAPPAMALVGAATAAAMTFGVASGGDTRGYRFIVAGIGVGAVFGAVTQLLLARVDIDTANQAYPWTVGTLNARPGGAVAVLGIGLAVCWPLALALARPLSLMRFSDAVARGLGVGLRRRRAQILGLSVLLTALAVAVAGPVGMVGLIGPEIARSLSTSRGVPLTASALAGALVMVLADLTGRLLLAPIELPVGIVTAVVGGPWLLWILMRPAHRRVS; this comes from the coding sequence ATGTCCGAGACCCTGATGTCCGAGCCCCTGCCGATGCCTGCCCGCGCCGATGCCCCACGCCACGTCGCGCCGCCGCCGGGCTACTGGCGCCTGGCCCGGGGCGAGCGCCATCTGCTGATCGAGCGCCGCGCGCTGATCGTCTCTCTGCTGCTGCTGGGGCTGCTGACGGTGTCCTCGCTGGCCTACCTGTGCCTGGGCCAGCAGGTGCTGTCGCCCGCCGGCACCTGGGCGGCGCTCAAGGGCGAGGGCGATCCGCTGGCCGGCTTCCTGGTGCGGGAGCTGCGCTTCCCGCGGCTGCTGGCGGCCTGGCTGACCGGGGCGGCGTTGGCGCTGGCCGGCTGCCTGATGCAGACCCTGGCCCGCAACCGCCTGGCCACCCCCGGCATCATCGGCATCGACAACGGGGCCACCGCCTTCGCCGTGGCATCAATCGTGGGGCTCGGCGTGTCGCTGGCGCCGCCGGCCATGGCGCTGGTCGGCGCGGCCACCGCGGCGGCCATGACCTTCGGCGTGGCCAGCGGCGGCGATACCCGCGGCTATCGTTTCATCGTCGCCGGCATCGGTGTCGGCGCGGTGTTCGGCGCCGTCACCCAGCTGCTGCTGGCCCGGGTCGACATCGATACCGCCAACCAGGCCTACCCGTGGACGGTGGGTACCCTGAACGCGCGCCCGGGCGGCGCCGTCGCGGTGTTGGGCATCGGCCTGGCGGTTTGCTGGCCGCTGGCCCTGGCGCTGGCCCGGCCGCTGTCGCTGATGCGCTTCAGCGACGCCGTGGCCCGCGGGCTCGGCGTCGGGCTGCGTCGCCGGCGCGCCCAGATCCTCGGGCTCTCGGTGCTGCTCACCGCGCTGGCGGTGGCGGTGGCCGGGCCGGTGGGCATGGTCGGGCTGATCGGCCCGGAGATCGCCCGCTCGCTGTCCACCTCGCGGGGCGTGCCGCTGACCGCCTCGGCCCTGGCCGGGGCCCTGGTGATGGTGCTGGCCGACCTGACCGGCCGGCTGCTGCTGGCCCCCATCGAACTGCCGGTGGGCATCGTCACCGCCGTGGTCGGCGGCCCCTGGCTGCTGTGGATCCTGATGCGTCCCGCCCATAGGAGAGTCTCATGA
- a CDS encoding iron ABC transporter permease, which translates to MPMLSGLLALAVLASLLWGAGEVGPARALAVLAGHGDSEARFVVETLRLPRTLIGIAVGLSLGVAGALLQAVSRNPLAEPGLLGVSPGAAFAVAVALWLGASAATLRVAVAQVGALGGCLAVMSVARLRGPGDDPVRLVLAGAAFSALLVSLTSLLLLFDQRTADEIRFWVVGSLAGRRLDDLAAVLPSLVLALVVTALIARPLAALALGERVASGLGHRPGRVRALVVIAVALLVGAATAIAGPIAFVGLVVPFAARALAGPDIRRTLWLCLPLGPLMVLAADVVSRRVVAPSELPLGVLTALVGAPVLVAVVRARRLPTL; encoded by the coding sequence ATGCCGATGCTGTCCGGCCTGCTGGCGCTGGCGGTGCTGGCCAGCCTGCTGTGGGGCGCCGGCGAGGTCGGTCCGGCCCGCGCCCTGGCGGTGCTCGCCGGCCACGGCGACAGCGAGGCGCGGTTCGTGGTCGAGACCCTGCGCCTGCCGCGCACCCTGATCGGCATCGCCGTGGGGCTGTCCCTGGGCGTGGCCGGCGCGCTGTTGCAGGCCGTGTCGCGCAACCCGCTGGCCGAGCCCGGGCTGCTCGGCGTCAGCCCCGGGGCCGCCTTCGCCGTGGCCGTGGCGCTATGGCTGGGCGCCAGTGCGGCGACCCTGCGCGTGGCCGTGGCCCAGGTCGGTGCCCTGGGCGGCTGCCTCGCGGTGATGAGCGTGGCACGCCTGCGCGGCCCGGGCGACGACCCGGTGCGCCTGGTGCTGGCCGGGGCCGCCTTCTCGGCACTGCTGGTCTCGCTGACCTCGCTGCTGCTGCTGTTCGATCAGCGCACCGCCGACGAGATCCGCTTCTGGGTAGTCGGCAGCCTGGCCGGGCGCCGCCTCGACGACCTCGCCGCCGTGCTGCCGAGCCTGGTCCTGGCGCTGGTCGTCACCGCGCTGATCGCCCGGCCCCTGGCGGCGCTGGCGCTGGGCGAGCGGGTCGCCTCGGGCCTCGGCCATCGCCCCGGCCGGGTGCGTGCGCTGGTGGTGATCGCGGTGGCGCTGCTGGTCGGCGCCGCCACCGCCATCGCCGGGCCGATCGCCTTCGTCGGCCTGGTGGTGCCCTTCGCGGCCCGCGCCCTGGCCGGCCCCGATATTCGCCGCACCCTGTGGCTGTGCCTGCCGCTGGGCCCGCTGATGGTGCTCGCCGCCGACGTGGTCTCGCGGCGGGTGGTGGCGCCGTCGGAGTTGCCGCTGGGCGTGCTCACCGCCCTGGTCGGCGCCCCGGTGCTGGTCGCCGTGGTGCGCGCCCGTCGACTGCCGACCCTGTGA
- a CDS encoding ABC transporter substrate-binding protein, protein MSVSLPRASTLIGACLVAAVAPAVTPAQARTLDTAHGEIEVPDAPERVVTLYEGALDAALAAGVMPVGAVTTRGGDDVARYIAPHLGDQRPAIVGVVREINMEAVVGERPDLILAGPSLADAQYALLSKIAPTVVPQSPGITPEAWKVEGRQFGEALGREDAVNAAIEGVETRAAELAERVDAAEVGATANLVRWMPQGPLVMSDRLFASGLLEAVGLDVASGELVNGHGVHSDPLSLENLSKLQGDWLFLATLNEEGDEALAAAKDSPAFARLPVVDSGRVVPVDGQLWTSANGPLAAEAILDDIEAALVP, encoded by the coding sequence ATGTCAGTTTCCCTGCCCAGGGCGTCGACCCTGATCGGCGCCTGCCTGGTGGCGGCCGTTGCCCCCGCGGTCACCCCGGCCCAGGCACGTACCCTGGACACCGCCCACGGCGAGATCGAGGTGCCGGACGCCCCCGAGCGCGTGGTCACCCTCTATGAAGGCGCCCTGGATGCCGCCCTGGCCGCCGGCGTGATGCCGGTGGGCGCGGTGACCACCCGCGGCGGCGACGACGTGGCCCGCTACATCGCGCCGCATCTCGGCGATCAGCGCCCGGCGATCGTCGGCGTGGTGCGCGAGATCAACATGGAGGCGGTGGTCGGCGAGCGCCCGGACCTGATCCTGGCCGGCCCGAGCCTCGCCGATGCCCAGTACGCGCTGCTGTCGAAGATCGCCCCCACCGTGGTGCCGCAGAGCCCGGGCATCACCCCCGAGGCATGGAAGGTCGAGGGGCGCCAGTTCGGCGAGGCCCTGGGCCGCGAGGACGCGGTGAACGCGGCCATCGAGGGCGTCGAGACCCGGGCCGCCGAGCTGGCCGAGCGCGTGGACGCGGCAGAGGTCGGCGCCACCGCCAACCTGGTGCGCTGGATGCCCCAGGGCCCGCTGGTGATGTCCGACCGGCTCTTCGCCAGCGGCCTGCTCGAGGCCGTCGGCCTGGACGTCGCCTCCGGTGAGCTGGTCAACGGTCATGGCGTGCACAGCGATCCGCTGAGCCTGGAGAACCTGTCCAAGCTGCAGGGCGACTGGCTGTTCCTGGCCACCCTCAACGAGGAGGGCGACGAGGCCCTGGCCGCGGCCAAGGATTCCCCGGCCTTCGCCCGCCTGCCGGTGGTCGACAGCGGCCGGGTGGTGCCGGTGGACGGCCAGCTGTGGACCAGCGCCAACGGCCCGCTGGCCGCCGAGGCCATCCTCGATGACATCGAAGCGGCGCTCGTGCCCTGA
- a CDS encoding superoxide dismutase, whose protein sequence is MPHTLPDLPYAYDALEPHVDALTMEIHHSRHHQTYVNNLNAALEGTGLEEVHVEELIANLDHVPESHRQAVINNGGGHANHSMFWQMMSPDGGGQPHGKVAEAIASELGGFDAFKEAFTKAALGRFGSGWAWLSVTPEGTLTVENTLNQDSPIMEGRWPVLGLDVWEHAYYLKYQNKRPDYVAAFFNVIDWDDVERRYQNATG, encoded by the coding sequence ATGCCGCATACCCTTCCTGATCTTCCCTACGCCTACGACGCCCTGGAACCGCACGTCGATGCGCTGACCATGGAGATCCACCACTCCCGTCACCATCAGACCTACGTCAACAACCTCAACGCCGCCCTCGAGGGGACCGGCCTCGAGGAGGTGCACGTCGAGGAGCTGATCGCGAACCTCGACCACGTCCCGGAGAGCCATCGCCAGGCCGTGATCAACAACGGCGGCGGTCACGCCAACCACTCCATGTTCTGGCAGATGATGTCGCCCGACGGCGGCGGTCAGCCCCACGGCAAGGTGGCCGAGGCCATCGCCAGCGAACTGGGCGGCTTCGACGCCTTCAAGGAGGCCTTCACCAAGGCGGCACTGGGCCGTTTCGGCAGCGGCTGGGCCTGGCTGAGCGTTACCCCGGAGGGCACCCTGACGGTGGAGAACACCCTCAACCAGGACAGCCCGATCATGGAGGGTCGCTGGCCGGTGCTGGGCCTGGACGTCTGGGAACACGCCTACTATCTGAAGTACCAGAACAAGCGCCCGGACTACGTGGCGGCCTTCTTCAACGTCATCGACTGGGACGACGTCGAGCGTCGCTACCAGAACGCAACCGGCTAG
- a CDS encoding electron transfer flavoprotein subunit alpha/FixB family protein: MSILVLAEHHDGALAGATAHVVAAAKEIGGDIDVLVAGEGVSAIAEAAAKLDGVSRVRVADHAVYAHQLAEPMGALLAELADDYSHVLAVGSTTGKNVLPRLAALKDVAQLSEIIAVESADTFKRPIYAGNAIATVQSDDALKVITVRATAFDAVGESGSAAIEAVETVVDNAQSSFVGEQLAESDRPELGAAKVVVSGGRGMGNGENFKLLDGIADKLGAAIGASRAAVDAGFVPNDMQVGQTGKIVAPELYIAVGISGAIQHLAGMKDSKVIVAINKDEEAPIFQVADYGLVGDLFDVLPELEQKL; this comes from the coding sequence ATGAGCATTCTCGTCCTGGCCGAACACCATGATGGCGCCCTGGCCGGCGCTACCGCCCACGTGGTCGCCGCGGCGAAAGAGATCGGTGGCGACATCGACGTCCTGGTGGCCGGCGAAGGCGTCTCCGCCATCGCCGAGGCGGCCGCCAAGCTCGACGGCGTGAGCCGCGTCCGCGTCGCCGATCACGCCGTCTACGCCCACCAGCTCGCCGAGCCCATGGGCGCGCTGCTGGCCGAGCTCGCCGACGACTACTCCCACGTGCTGGCGGTGGGCTCCACCACCGGCAAGAACGTGCTGCCGCGCCTGGCCGCGCTGAAGGACGTGGCGCAGCTCTCCGAGATCATCGCGGTGGAGAGTGCCGACACCTTCAAGCGGCCGATCTACGCCGGCAACGCCATCGCCACCGTGCAGAGCGACGACGCCCTGAAGGTGATCACCGTGCGCGCCACCGCCTTCGACGCGGTGGGCGAGAGCGGCAGCGCCGCCATCGAGGCGGTGGAGACCGTGGTCGACAACGCCCAGTCCAGCTTCGTCGGCGAGCAGCTCGCCGAGAGCGACCGTCCCGAGCTGGGCGCCGCCAAGGTGGTCGTCTCCGGCGGGCGCGGCATGGGCAACGGCGAGAACTTCAAGCTGCTTGACGGCATCGCCGACAAGCTGGGTGCCGCCATCGGCGCCTCGCGCGCCGCGGTCGACGCCGGCTTCGTGCCCAACGACATGCAGGTCGGCCAGACCGGCAAGATCGTCGCCCCTGAGCTCTACATCGCCGTGGGTATCTCGGGTGCCATCCAGCACCTGGCGGGCATGAAGGACTCCAAGGTGATCGTCGCCATCAACAAGGACGAGGAGGCGCCGATCTTCCAGGTCGCGGATTACGGCCTCGTCGGCGACCTGTTCGACGTCCTGCCGGAGTTGGAGCAGAAGCTCTAG
- a CDS encoding electron transfer flavoprotein subunit beta/FixA family protein, translated as MKVLVAVKRVIDYNVKIRVKPDQSDVDLTNVKMAMNPFCEIAVEEAVRLKEKGVASEVVVATVGPKAAQEQLRTALALGADRAIHVETDERVESLGAAKALAKLVEEEQPGLTILGKQAIDTDNNQTGQMLAALTGLPQGTFASEVVVEGDTAKVTREIDGGLQTVELTLPAIVTTDLRLNEPRYAKLPDIMKAKKKPMDVKTPADLGIEVASRVKLVKVEPPAERQGGVKVGSVDELVDKLKNEAKVIS; from the coding sequence ATGAAGGTACTCGTCGCGGTCAAACGCGTCATCGACTACAACGTCAAGATCCGGGTCAAGCCGGACCAGTCCGACGTCGACCTCACCAACGTCAAGATGGCCATGAACCCCTTCTGCGAGATCGCCGTGGAAGAGGCGGTGCGCCTGAAGGAGAAGGGCGTGGCCAGCGAGGTGGTCGTCGCCACCGTCGGTCCCAAGGCGGCCCAGGAGCAGCTGCGCACCGCGCTGGCGCTGGGCGCCGACCGTGCCATCCACGTCGAGACCGACGAGCGCGTCGAGTCACTGGGCGCCGCCAAGGCGCTGGCCAAGCTCGTCGAGGAGGAGCAGCCGGGCCTCACGATCCTCGGCAAGCAGGCCATCGACACCGACAACAACCAGACCGGCCAGATGCTGGCGGCGCTGACCGGCCTGCCCCAGGGGACCTTCGCCTCCGAGGTGGTCGTGGAGGGCGACACGGCCAAGGTGACCCGCGAGATCGACGGCGGCCTGCAGACCGTCGAGCTGACCCTGCCGGCGATCGTCACCACCGACCTGCGCCTGAACGAGCCGCGCTATGCCAAGCTGCCCGACATCATGAAGGCCAAGAAGAAGCCGATGGACGTCAAGACCCCGGCGGACCTCGGCATCGAGGTGGCCTCCAGGGTCAAGCTGGTCAAGGTCGAGCCGCCGGCCGAGCGCCAGGGCGGCGTCAAGGTGGGCTCCGTCGATGAGCTCGTGGACAAACTCAAGAACGAAGCCAAGGTGATCTCATGA
- a CDS encoding electron transfer flavoprotein-ubiquinone oxidoreductase, producing the protein MDFDVVIVGAGPSGLSAASRLMQQAGEAGQELTVCVVEKGSEVGAHILSGAVFEPRALNELFPDWEERGAPLTTPATRDELYLLKDAEKAQKLPNALVPKTMHNTGGQNHDKESTRYVISAGNLCRWLGEQAEALGVEIFPGFAAQEAIVEEGVVKGILVGDMGVGADGQPKDGHMPGMELRAKYTLFAEGARGHLGKRLIRDFDLDAGKDPQHYGIGLKELWDVPAEQHEPGLVLHGSGWPLDKQTHGGWFLYHAENQQVVVGLILDLSYQNPWLSPFDEFQRMKHHPVLKAHLEGGKRVAYGARAIAKGGLNCLPKMTFPGGLLIGCDAGTLNFAKIKGLHTAMKSGLVAAEAVFEALQQGDEGGRELAAFTEKWEASWAYQELDESRSFGPAIHKYGTVGGGAYNFLDQLLGGKLPNVHDTTPDHATLKPAAECEKIDYPKPDGKLSFDKPSSVFLSNTNHEEDQPCHLKLADPELPIRDNLPTYAEPASRYCPAGVYEVVEADDGTPKFQINFQNCVHCKTCDIKDPAQNITWVAPEGGGGPNYPNM; encoded by the coding sequence ATGGACTTCGATGTGGTCATCGTCGGTGCCGGTCCCTCGGGCCTCTCGGCGGCGTCGCGCCTGATGCAGCAGGCGGGCGAGGCCGGCCAGGAGCTGACGGTGTGCGTGGTGGAGAAGGGCTCCGAGGTGGGCGCCCACATCCTCTCCGGGGCGGTCTTCGAGCCCCGCGCCCTCAACGAGCTGTTTCCCGACTGGGAAGAGCGCGGCGCGCCGCTGACCACCCCGGCGACTCGTGACGAGCTCTATCTGCTCAAGGACGCCGAGAAGGCCCAGAAACTGCCCAACGCCCTGGTGCCCAAGACCATGCACAACACCGGCGGCCAGAACCATGATAAAGAGTCGACCCGCTACGTGATCAGCGCCGGCAACCTCTGCCGCTGGCTCGGCGAGCAGGCCGAGGCGCTGGGCGTGGAGATCTTCCCCGGCTTCGCCGCCCAGGAGGCGATCGTCGAGGAGGGCGTGGTCAAGGGCATCCTCGTCGGCGACATGGGCGTGGGCGCCGACGGCCAGCCCAAGGACGGCCACATGCCGGGCATGGAGCTGCGCGCCAAGTACACCCTCTTCGCCGAGGGCGCCCGCGGCCACCTGGGCAAGCGGCTGATCCGCGACTTCGACCTCGACGCGGGCAAGGACCCCCAGCACTACGGCATCGGCCTGAAGGAGCTGTGGGACGTCCCCGCCGAGCAGCACGAACCGGGCCTGGTGCTGCACGGCTCCGGCTGGCCGCTGGACAAGCAGACCCACGGCGGCTGGTTCCTCTATCACGCCGAGAACCAGCAGGTGGTGGTCGGCCTGATCCTGGACCTCTCCTACCAGAACCCCTGGCTCTCGCCCTTCGACGAGTTCCAGCGCATGAAGCACCATCCGGTGCTCAAGGCGCACCTCGAGGGGGGCAAGCGGGTGGCCTACGGCGCCCGGGCCATCGCCAAGGGCGGCCTCAACTGCCTGCCGAAGATGACCTTCCCCGGGGGCCTGTTGATCGGCTGCGACGCCGGCACCCTGAACTTCGCCAAGATCAAGGGCCTGCACACCGCCATGAAGTCCGGGCTGGTGGCCGCCGAGGCGGTCTTCGAGGCGCTCCAGCAGGGTGACGAGGGCGGACGCGAACTCGCCGCCTTCACCGAGAAGTGGGAGGCGAGCTGGGCCTATCAGGAGCTCGACGAGAGCCGCAGCTTCGGCCCGGCGATCCACAAGTACGGCACCGTCGGCGGCGGCGCCTACAACTTCCTCGACCAGCTCCTCGGCGGCAAGCTGCCCAACGTCCACGACACCACGCCGGACCACGCGACGCTCAAGCCGGCGGCCGAGTGCGAGAAGATCGACTACCCCAAGCCCGACGGCAAGCTCTCCTTCGACAAGCCCTCCTCGGTGTTCCTGTCAAACACCAACCACGAGGAGGACCAGCCCTGCCACCTGAAGCTGGCCGACCCGGAGCTGCCGATCCGCGACAACCTGCCCACCTACGCCGAGCCGGCGAGCCGCTACTGCCCGGCCGGGGTCTACGAGGTGGTCGAGGCCGACGACGGCACGCCGAAGTTCCAGATCAACTTCCAGAACTGCGTGCACTGCAAGACCTGCGACATCAAGGACCCCGCCCAGAACATCACCTGGGTGGCGCCGGAGGGGGGCGGCGGGCCCAATTACCCGAACATGTAA
- a CDS encoding sulfurtransferase → MTEPLISAATLVEALEGPQPPRLLDCRARLGEPDAGRRLWIEAHLPGSYHLDLDRDLAAAPGAGGRHPLPAPEAFTAVLQRLGITPDQPVVVYDDMGGQLAAARAWWMLACWAGHPDVRLLDGGVKAWLAAGGALREDGDPDGLPAPSRWRPTYRDAALAGVDEVAATQALTVDARIRERFRGEAEPVDPVAGHIPGAVCRPSADNLDAGGHFKRAEALARELPEADALIAYCGSGVTACHNVLAYAVAGRTLPRLFVGSWSEWITDPARPVATGD, encoded by the coding sequence ATGACCGAGCCGCTGATCTCGGCCGCCACCCTGGTCGAGGCCCTCGAGGGCCCCCAACCGCCTCGCCTGCTGGACTGCCGCGCCCGCCTGGGCGAGCCCGACGCCGGTCGCCGGCTGTGGATCGAGGCGCACCTGCCGGGCAGCTACCACCTCGATCTCGATCGCGACCTGGCCGCCGCGCCGGGGGCGGGCGGCCGGCATCCGCTGCCCGCCCCCGAGGCCTTCACCGCGGTGCTGCAGCGCCTGGGCATCACGCCGGACCAGCCGGTCGTGGTCTACGACGACATGGGCGGGCAGCTCGCGGCGGCGCGGGCCTGGTGGATGCTCGCCTGCTGGGCGGGGCATCCCGACGTGCGCCTGCTCGACGGCGGGGTGAAGGCCTGGCTGGCGGCGGGAGGCGCGCTTCGCGAGGATGGCGACCCGGACGGCCTGCCGGCGCCGTCGCGCTGGCGACCGACCTACCGCGACGCGGCGCTCGCCGGGGTCGACGAGGTCGCCGCCACCCAGGCCCTGACGGTCGACGCCCGCATCCGGGAGCGCTTTCGCGGCGAGGCCGAGCCCGTGGATCCGGTGGCCGGCCATATTCCCGGCGCGGTGTGTCGCCCCAGCGCCGACAACCTCGACGCCGGCGGCCACTTCAAGCGCGCCGAGGCGCTGGCCCGGGAGCTGCCCGAGGCCGACGCGCTGATCGCCTACTGCGGGTCGGGGGTCACCGCCTGCCACAACGTGCTGGCCTACGCCGTGGCCGGCCGGACGCTGCCGAGGCTCTTCGTCGGTTCCTGGAGCGAGTGGATCACGGACCCCGCGCGCCCCGTCGCCACCGGCGACTGA
- a CDS encoding ATP-dependent helicase → MSERVAASPSLTAEQQAVVAHERGHARVAAVAGAGKTTTMVARVLHLLARGVPPGRILVLMFNRSAREDFQARLAAMAPPGQALPDVRTFHSLGHRLSASLTRWGALAPRQLLTADWQLERLLRQATQAALAEEPEASETALDAERLEALAHFCGLVKAEMASPADLHARLDFGEETGHFVAAFEHAERLLAEQRLMTFADLLYRPLRALEADAALRRRVQGFLDHVVIDEYQDINTAQQRLLALLAGREAEVMAVGDANQCIYEWRGAHPDTMLENFTATFGAARDYPLSTTFRHGHALALTANHAIAANRRRPDQLCLAAPGNPHTGLAVGQGGSALLDELAGWQRQGRGLDEACLLVRSWALSVPLQLALLREGIPFRLAREDRFVFRLPLVEALAGYLRLALEPRLLEDPGHLALLLAQPTTFVARERIAALASRLAETQRWPERHDPLLAGLKPHQRRTLKRRWALLCELPRRVGWPPARLLEHVIEAVEAEKVLKRAAARRDKGEEDVRLLDVLVEQARELGHDTAAFIELLCRPVENRQDGVLVTTVHGAKGLEWPLVLLAGTNEEDFPHYTRDNPLTPARLEEERRLFYVAITRARERLVLLHDGGEHRPSRFIGESAWQDGERVARRLADAGEKEEGAPLAVSDPALVGRYLTALGRPLPLAPAQPEAPAPGRLAPGQFRVGQALRHAVFGEGQIDVVEGDPDNPVIEVRFRTAGRRRLIACRAPIELLDGADA, encoded by the coding sequence ATGAGCGAGCGTGTCGCCGCGAGCCCGTCGCTGACCGCCGAGCAGCAGGCGGTGGTCGCCCACGAGCGCGGCCACGCCCGGGTCGCGGCCGTGGCGGGGGCCGGCAAGACCACCACCATGGTCGCCCGGGTGCTGCACCTGCTGGCGCGCGGCGTGCCCCCGGGGCGGATCCTCGTGCTGATGTTCAACCGCTCGGCCCGGGAGGACTTCCAGGCGCGGCTCGCCGCCATGGCGCCGCCCGGCCAGGCGCTGCCCGACGTGCGCACCTTCCATTCGCTGGGCCACCGGCTCTCCGCCAGCCTGACCCGCTGGGGGGCGCTGGCGCCTCGCCAGCTGCTCACCGCCGACTGGCAGCTCGAGCGGCTGCTGCGCCAGGCGACCCAGGCGGCGCTCGCCGAGGAGCCCGAGGCCAGCGAGACGGCGCTGGACGCCGAGCGCCTCGAGGCGCTGGCCCACTTCTGCGGCCTGGTGAAGGCCGAGATGGCGTCGCCCGCCGACCTGCACGCGCGGCTGGACTTCGGCGAGGAGACCGGCCACTTCGTGGCCGCCTTCGAGCACGCCGAGCGTCTGCTGGCCGAGCAGAGGCTGATGACCTTCGCCGACCTGCTCTACCGGCCGCTGCGGGCGCTGGAGGCCGACGCGGCGCTCCGGCGCCGAGTGCAGGGCTTCCTCGATCACGTGGTGATCGACGAGTACCAGGACATCAACACCGCCCAGCAGCGCCTGCTGGCGCTGCTTGCCGGGCGCGAGGCCGAGGTGATGGCGGTGGGCGATGCCAACCAGTGCATCTACGAGTGGCGCGGCGCCCACCCCGACACCATGCTGGAGAACTTCACCGCCACCTTCGGCGCGGCCCGGGACTATCCGCTCTCCACCACCTTCCGCCACGGTCACGCCCTGGCGCTGACCGCCAACCATGCCATCGCCGCCAACCGCCGGCGCCCCGACCAGCTCTGCCTGGCCGCCCCCGGTAACCCGCACACCGGACTGGCGGTGGGGCAGGGCGGCTCGGCGCTGCTCGACGAGCTCGCCGGCTGGCAGCGCCAGGGGCGGGGCCTCGACGAGGCCTGCCTGCTGGTACGCAGCTGGGCGCTCTCGGTGCCGCTGCAGCTGGCGCTGCTGCGCGAGGGCATCCCCTTCCGGCTGGCCCGGGAGGATCGCTTCGTCTTCCGCCTGCCGCTGGTGGAGGCCCTGGCGGGCTACCTGCGCCTGGCCCTGGAGCCCCGGCTGCTCGAGGACCCGGGGCACCTCGCCCTGCTGCTCGCCCAGCCGACCACCTTCGTGGCCCGGGAGCGGATCGCCGCCCTGGCCTCCCGGCTGGCCGAGACCCAGCGCTGGCCCGAGCGTCACGATCCCCTGCTGGCGGGGCTCAAGCCCCACCAGCGGCGCACCCTCAAGCGGCGCTGGGCGCTGCTCTGCGAGCTGCCGCGGCGCGTGGGCTGGCCGCCCGCCCGCCTGCTCGAGCACGTGATCGAGGCGGTGGAGGCCGAGAAGGTCCTCAAGCGGGCCGCCGCGCGCCGCGACAAGGGCGAGGAGGACGTGCGCCTGCTCGACGTGCTGGTCGAGCAGGCCCGGGAGCTCGGCCACGACACCGCCGCCTTCATCGAGCTCTTGTGCCGCCCGGTCGAGAACCGCCAGGACGGCGTGCTGGTCACCACCGTGCACGGGGCCAAGGGGCTCGAGTGGCCGCTGGTGCTGCTGGCCGGCACCAACGAGGAGGACTTCCCCCACTACACCCGCGACAACCCGCTGACGCCGGCGAGGCTGGAGGAGGAGCGACGCCTCTTCTACGTGGCCATCACCCGGGCCCGGGAGCGCCTGGTGCTGCTCCACGACGGCGGCGAGCACCGCCCCAGCCGCTTCATCGGCGAATCTGCCTGGCAGGACGGCGAGCGCGTCGCCCGGCGGCTGGCCGACGCCGGGGAGAAGGAGGAGGGCGCCCCGCTGGCGGTGTCCGACCCCGCGCTCGTGGGGCGCTACCTGACGGCGCTGGGCCGCCCGCTGCCGCTCGCGCCGGCGCAGCCGGAGGCGCCCGCGCCGGGACGCCTCGCCCCGGGTCAGTTCCGGGTCGGCCAGGCCCTGCGCCATGCGGTCTTCGGCGAGGGGCAGATCGACGTGGTCGAGGGCGATCCCGACAACCCGGTGATCGAGGTACGCTTCCGCACGGCCGGCCGGCGCCGCTTGATCGCCTGCCGCGCCCCCATCGAACTGCTGGACGGAGCCGACGCATGA
- a CDS encoding DUF1285 domain-containing protein has protein sequence MTLDPLLAQIEPHGEIPPVDRWHPAQRGEMDLTIAADGRWLHEGSAIARPRLVRLLSTILRREADGDYWLVTPAEMQRIRVEDRPFLVVDAEPDGDGDWWLTTNVGDRVRLDEACRLVLSETPTGETIPEVPIRFGLSARLGRNVYYRLVEGAESREGERGDLELGLTSGGVWQPLGRLEAAERGDGEGS, from the coding sequence ATGACCCTCGACCCCCTCCTGGCGCAGATCGAGCCCCACGGCGAGATTCCCCCCGTGGATCGCTGGCACCCCGCGCAGCGCGGCGAGATGGACCTCACCATCGCCGCCGACGGGCGCTGGCTCCACGAGGGCAGCGCCATCGCGCGGCCACGGCTGGTGCGGCTGCTGTCGACCATCCTGCGTCGCGAGGCGGACGGCGACTACTGGCTCGTGACCCCGGCGGAGATGCAGCGCATCCGGGTCGAGGATCGTCCCTTCCTGGTCGTCGACGCCGAGCCCGACGGCGACGGCGACTGGTGGCTCACCACCAACGTCGGCGACCGCGTGCGCCTGGATGAGGCTTGCCGGCTGGTCCTCAGCGAGACGCCGACCGGCGAGACGATTCCCGAGGTGCCGATCCGCTTCGGCCTCTCCGCCCGGCTGGGGCGCAACGTCTACTACCGCCTGGTGGAGGGCGCCGAGAGCCGCGAGGGCGAGCGGGGCGACCTTGAGCTGGGCCTGACCAGCGGCGGCGTCTGGCAGCCGCTGGGCCGGCTCGAGGCCGCCGAGCGCGGGGACGGCGAGGGCTCATGA